The Aestuariibaculum lutulentum genome segment GTCCTTATATTATTCTAAAATGGGCAGAAACTGCAGATCGTTTTATTGCTCCGGAAACCAAAGACGAACAAAAACCTGTTTGGATAACCAATACATTTAGCAGACAATTAGTTCATAAATGGCGCGCCGAAGAACAGGCTATTCTTGTTGGCACAAATACAGTCTTACAAGACAACCCAAGTTTAACTACCAGAGACTGGACAGGTCAACACCCTATCCGAGTTGTTTTAGACGCTGAAGCCAAACTCCCTAAAAATTTATCTGTATTTCGTAACGAAGCCAAAAACATTACCATAACCAAGGAAAACATCGATTTTTCAGAAAATATAGCACAACAAATAAGCGAATTGCTTTATAACGAAAACATCACTTCCATTATTATTGAAGGTGGCTCTAAAACCCTTCAAACGTTTATAGATGAAAACCTTTGGGATGAAGCTCGCATTTTCACAGGCACCACAACATTTAAAGCAGGAACTAAAGCACCTAAGTTTTCAGGGAAATTAATTTCTGAAGAACATATTATTAACGACACATTAAAAACTTACACAAATGATTAATACCCTGATATTCGATTTCGGGAACGTTTTCATTAATTTAGATATTGAAGGCAATTTACAATACGCCTTCGAAAAATTTAAAATCGATAACTTTTCAGATGAAATGTTAGCTTTCAATAGTTTTTACGAACAAGGCTTAATTTCTACCGAAGAACTTCTTGAATTTTACAACGACAACTTTCCGCATCTGTCAAACCAAGAATTAATTGATATCTGGAATTTTATGCTAAAAGATTTCCCAAAACACCGTTTAGAATTTCTTCAACAATTAAAAAAAGAAGGTAAGTACAAACTCATCTTATTAAGCAATACCAACGATCTACATATCGACTGGATTAAAGAGCAGGTTCCGTTTTTCGAAGAGTTTAAAACCTGTTTCGACCAGTTTTATTTATCACATGAAATTCAATTAAGAAAACCTAATAAAGACATTTTTGAATTTGTCTTAAACGAAAACAAACTAAAGGCCAGCGAATGCTTCTTTGTTGATGATAATACCGACAACTGTAAAACTGCGGAAACCTTAGGCATTAAAACCTGGAACATCAATCCGAAAACAGAAGATGTCTGCACACTATTCAAAACGGAAGCCAATATATTTTAATTGATTTGGACAATTCAGATTTATACAAAACCATAAAAGCACCTGTTGAAGGCATACTATACAAAGACAAAAACAGCAAGTTTTTCGGTTATGCTTTCCCCGTTTCTAACGAAGAAGAAATTAAAGAACACATTGAAACCTTAAAAAAAGAACACCATTCGGCAAGGCATTGGTGTTACGCCTACCAAATAGGTACTGAAAATATCAGCTACAGAGCAAATGATGATGGCGAACCGAGCAATTCTGCAGGCATGCCCATATACGGACAAATTCAATCTTTCGAGGTTACTAACACTTTAATTGTTGTTGTTCGTTACTTTGGCGGTGTAAAATTAGGTGTTGGTGGATTAATTAGCGCATACCGAACCGCTGCACAAATGACACTCGAGGAAGCCAAAATCATAGAAAAGACAATTAATAAAGATTTCCTTATCACTTTTGACTATAAAAACATGAATACAGTGATGCGTATTATCAAGGAAAAAAACCTGAACATTACGCATCAAAAATTAGAATTAGATTGCCAAATTACCATCTCGGTAAGGAAGACCGAAGCCGATTCTGTTTTTAACACCTTCGATCACCTTTTTGAAATAAAAATTTTAGAAATTTAGACTACTTCTTAATAGCATCTAAAATGTACTGCGGAGCCCGCATGGGGCGGTTAGTTTTCATATCTATAAACACCAAGGTGGTACTAGCCGTTGTTAAAAGTTCTCCTGCTTCATTTGTTATTTCGTAATTAAATTCAATTTTTGCAGTTGGCACTTTAACCACTTCAGTTTTTACATTAATTACATCGTCGT includes the following:
- a CDS encoding IMPACT family protein; this translates as MDNSDLYKTIKAPVEGILYKDKNSKFFGYAFPVSNEEEIKEHIETLKKEHHSARHWCYAYQIGTENISYRANDDGEPSNSAGMPIYGQIQSFEVTNTLIVVVRYFGGVKLGVGGLISAYRTAAQMTLEEAKIIEKTINKDFLITFDYKNMNTVMRIIKEKNLNITHQKLELDCQITISVRKTEADSVFNTFDHLFEIKILEI
- the ribD gene encoding bifunctional diaminohydroxyphosphoribosylaminopyrimidine deaminase/5-amino-6-(5-phosphoribosylamino)uracil reductase RibD yields the protein MKTHEYYIRRCIEIAKNGLGSTRPNPMVGSVIVYNNKIIGEGFTSAYGGNHAEVNAINSVKDKNLLKEATIYVTLEPCSHYGKTPPCSDLIIKNEIPKIVIGSLDDNILVAGKGIEKLRNAGLHVTVGVLEQECKVHHKRFFTFHNKKRPYIILKWAETADRFIAPETKDEQKPVWITNTFSRQLVHKWRAEEQAILVGTNTVLQDNPSLTTRDWTGQHPIRVVLDAEAKLPKNLSVFRNEAKNITITKENIDFSENIAQQISELLYNENITSIIIEGGSKTLQTFIDENLWDEARIFTGTTTFKAGTKAPKFSGKLISEEHIINDTLKTYTND
- a CDS encoding HAD family hydrolase, yielding MINTLIFDFGNVFINLDIEGNLQYAFEKFKIDNFSDEMLAFNSFYEQGLISTEELLEFYNDNFPHLSNQELIDIWNFMLKDFPKHRLEFLQQLKKEGKYKLILLSNTNDLHIDWIKEQVPFFEEFKTCFDQFYLSHEIQLRKPNKDIFEFVLNENKLKASECFFVDDNTDNCKTAETLGIKTWNINPKTEDVCTLFKTEANIF